The DNA window ATTTTGCGGCAGTAGGAATACTTTTTTCCAGCATGGTTTTGATGAGATAAGGATAGCCTTCTTTATTTTTTTGTAAAATCCCATAGTTGTACCAGCTTAAAGATATATATAAATCGGCTTTTTCATTTTTTACTGTAGACAATACTTTTATAGCCTGTTGAAATGATTTTATGGCTATTTCTTTATCTAAATCCTGATAATATTGTCCTTTAAAGTAATTGTAGATTCCAGCTATAAAATGATCTTTCGCTCCTGTTTTTCTTCCGTTTTCCAGGTACTTTTTACTCAGAGCAGTATCCCTATTTTTGTAATAGCCGGACAACAGAAAATAAGACGTTACCTTGGAAGTAATGTTTGTGTTTTTCTGAATGGAAAGCTCTAAACTGTCTATATATTTTTTTTCATCGAGAGGAAGCAATCCCTGTGCTGACAGTGAAAAATGAATTAAAATATATATAATGCACAACAATCGTTTCATTAATTGTAGTTTTCGGTTTCTATAGTTTAGTTTTTTAAATTAAATGATTGAATATAGCTAAAAATTCACTCACGGAAAATACCTAAAATTAAGTATAAACAAATGTTTACAGAGTGAACAAAAAAGAATTATATACATATGATATATGAAAATAATATGAATAATTTGGTTCTGTTATTTTAATAATCAACATATATATGAATGTATTTTATTAAAATTGTTACATTTGTTAATAAAATCACCAAATAGTGAAACATCAAGAAAAATCGAGTCACATCAGAAAGGAAATTAATCAATCCTATCACGAGCTTAAAGAAACCTATCCTATATTAAAAAATCAGGATTATATTGGATTCACAATTTTTTTTATAACCGTTGTGTCAATTATTGCCGTGTCCATTGGATGGTATAAGTCTTTTGTTCCCACATGGCTTATGATTGTTCTGAATGCTTTTTTTATGGGAATTCTTCATGAGATCGAGCATGACCTTATTCATTGGCTTTATTTTAAAAGGCAAAAATGGGTGCACCACGGTATGTTATTGAGCGTTTGGATTTTGCGACCGTTAACGGTCAACCCATGGATAAGACGCAAGTTGCATTACCATCATCATAAGTTTTCAGGAACACTTCATGACGTGGAGGAACGTAGTGTAACGAATGGTGAGAAGTGGTCTGTTAAACGTCTGTTGACGACTCCTGATGTTGTTTTGGGTGGGTTGTTAAGGCTGCGACAAATGTTTAAAGATATGGATCAGGAGGTGAAAAACGGAAATCTCAAAGAAGAAACCTCATCTACGTTAAAACGGATCACCTTTTTAAGCATAATTCCTGTAACCATTTTTGCCCATGTGATATTATATTTATTTTTTGCAGATCAACTGTTAAATTGGATAAATACACGTTTTGGGAGTGATCTGAGTTTTCCATATGAAATCCGGAATATATTAAATAGTCTGCATGTGGTTATTTATACGATTCTTCTGCCAAATTTGCTGCGACAATTCTGCTTGCATTTTATAACGTCCAATATGCATTATTTTGGGGATGTTGAAGAAGGTAATGTCATGGAGCAAACACAAGTTCTTACCGTTTGGTGGACTTTCCCCATGCAGGTATTTTGCTTCTTTTTCGGCTGGACGCATAGCATCCACCATTTTGTAGTAAATGAGACATTTTATGTGCGTCATATCGGACGTAGAAAAGCACATGAAGTATTAAGAAAATATGGGGTGCGATTCAACGATTTGGGAACTTTTAGAAGGGCAAACCGCTTTAGAGAATATTCAAAATAACAAGGATTGTTCTGAGATCATTATTTATAATGAAAAACGGCGCTGAGACTAGTCTCAGCGCCGTTTTTATATCGTATTTAAAAAATTAAATCACTTTTACAATAAAGTAACTTTTCTTCCCTTTCTGAAGCAATAAGAATTTGCCGTCAATAAGATCCGTTTCGTTAGCTGTAAAAGTATCATTTACTTTTTGCTTGTTTACCGAAATTGAATTTCCTTTGATTTCTCTCTGTGCTTCACTTTTAGACTTTAGAAATCCTGATTTTTCAGAAAGAAGATCAACAATATTGATTCCCAATACATCAGCTTTTGCCACCTCCTTTTGTGGAACTCCGTCAAAAACTTCAAGGAACGTTTCTTCGTCAAGGCTTACAAGATCCTCAGCTGTAGAGCGTCCGAAAAGGATTTCAGAAGCTTTCAGTGCCTTTTCATATTCTTCTCTTCCGTGAACCCAAACGGTTACTTCTTCAGCCAGTTTCTTTTGAAGTTTTCTTTCGTGAGCGGCTGTTTTGTGTTCTTCAATTAAAGCTTCAATTTCTTCCTTACCTAAGAAAGTATAGAATTTGATAAATCTTTCAGCATCTTCATCTGTTGCATTTAACCAGAATTGGTAGAATTTATAAGGAGATGTTTTCTTTTTATCCAACCAGTAATTTTCACCACTTTCAGATTTTCCAAATTTGGAACCATCAGCCTTGGTAATCAAAGGAACTGTTAATGCAAAGGCTTCTCCCTGAGCTTTTCTACGGATTAATTCTGTCCCTGTCGTGATATTTCCCCACTGGTCAGAACCCCCCATCTGAAGTTTAACGTTATTATTCTGGTATAAATGAAGGAAATCATATCCCTGGATCAGCTGGTAAGTAAACTCAGTAAAACTCATTCCATCGGCTCCCGATTCTCCAGAAAATCTTTTCTTTACAGAATCTTTAGCCATCATATAGTTTACCGTAATATTCTTCCCGACATTTTTAGCAAAATCGAGGAAAGAAATATTTTTCATCCAGTCATAATTGTTGACCAATTCAGCTTTATTAGGCTCATCACCGTTAAAATTTAAAAATTTCGAAAGCTGGTTTTTTAAACAATCAACATAATGTAAAAGCGTTTCTTCATCCAAAAGATTTCTTTCAGCTGATTTTCCGGATGGATCTCCAATCATTCCCGTAGCACCTCCTACCAAAGCAATCGGCTTGTGACCATGTTGCTGGAAGTGAGCTAATATTTTTATCTGGATGAGACTTCCGATATGTAAAGAATCGGCAGTTGGATCAAAACCAATATATGCAGTAGTTACCTCTTTATTCAGTTGTTCATCGGTTCCGGGCATCATATCGGCAAAAAGACCACGCCATTTCAGTTCTTCTATAAAGGAATTCATTGATTTTTACTTTAAAATTTTACCGTGCAAAGATAGTAAATTCAGAAGGAAGAGAAAAAGTGGATATCCGCTAAAAAGTAAATTGGCAAATTTGCGGATTGAGCTGTTTATTTCTTCTGTAATTTCGGCCTTTTGCCTTATCTGTTAATTTGCCCTTTTACCACAAATGCTTTATATTTGTTATTAATGAACGACGAACAGCTATTCCAGCTCATCCATAAGGCCAAGGACAAAGACCAGAAGGCCCAGACTAAACTCATCAATGTTTTTTGGGTGGATGTTTTTTCATTTGTGATGAAGAAAGTTAAAGATGAAAACGATGCCGATGAAATTACCGTGAATGTTTTTTCTAAAGTATTGTCGAAGCTGGATATGTTTGATCCCCATTTTCAGTTTAAAACCTGGATTCTTACCATTGCTCAAAATACAGTTATTGATTTCTGGAGAAAGAAAAATCGTGAAAATGAAGATGCTGTTGAAAATCTTGATGAGGTCAAAAACCAATACGCCAAATCTCCCGAAGAACTGATGATTTCTGATGAAGAGCAAAAGAAAATCATTAAAACCATAGAATCTCTGGATGCCAACTATCAGGATATTATCAAACTTAGATTTTTTGAAGAAAAAAGCATCAAAGAAATTGCTGAAGAATTAGGAATATCCGTTGCCAACACAAAGGTAAGAGTAATGCGAGCCAAAAAAGTATTGGCCGAATTACTGAAGAACAATGAGTTTGATGACAATTAAATGATCAAAGCGTCCAATAATGAAGGTCAATACCATAATCAGCAAGTTCTAAGCATTGAGGTAGAATATGCAGTATGAAATTTTTCTCTGATAAAATCCTCTCACCTTAAAACGCACAACAGAATATTTTCTTGCGTCTTAGCATTTTTTTCAAAAAAAATTCCGAAGACACGCAATATTGCTTACATATAGACCTTTTCCTTTGTTTTAGGCAGTATAATTTCTATGCGATCTTTCTCACGTCTGTTTTGAAGATTAATTTTTAATCCTTTTTTGATATAGGTTTCATGATTAGATGGGCCGTATTCTTTGGTATTCTCAACATCTTTTTTGAAATTAAGCAGTCCGGTAGACAGGTTGAAATCTACCTCCTGTGAGTATTCTTCAGGTTTTCCATATTCCGAAAAATATCCTATTAATTCAAAATGCCCGTTCTGGAAACGATATTTGTCTGTATGTCCCCATTTCCAGCTGCTGCCTCCGGCTTCAGTAATCATTAAAATACCTTTTTGAATTTCCGTATTCTGATAAGGATCTCCCATCATACCACCGGCATTGCTTTCAAGAATGGCATTTCGTGATTTTTCAAGAACAGTCCATTTACCATTCACTTTTTTCAAAATCTGAATCTCACGGATATTGCCGGATTCACTTTCATCTTTTGTATTGTAAATAATAACTTTTTCGGGGATTTTATCACCATCTAAATCGCCGTCAACGGTTTCAATCACGGTGGATCCTGCAGGTTGAAATTCTTTTTGAGCAAAGCAGAAAGTGCTTCCGGTAACGGATAGAAAGAAAAGTACTTTTTTCATGGAAAATATTTTGTGAAGCCAAATGTACAACGATATTTTGAATTATCTGTTCCATCAATCTTTCTGGTAGATGGTTTCCATTAAAAAATCCTTAACTTTGAACTTCAATTTTAGAAATGGAAAATTCAGTTCAAGACACTACCGTTCAAAAGCCAAAGTGGATCCGTGTAAAACTTCCTACTGGAAAGAACTACCGGGAACTTAGAACTTTGGTTGATAAATATAAATTAAACACAATTTGCCAAAGTGGAAGCTGCCCGAACATGGGAGAATGTTGGGGTGAAGGTACAGCTACCTTCATGATTTTGGGAAATATCTGTACCAGAAGCTGCGGATTTTGTGGAGTGAAAACAGGAAAACCTCTGGATGTTAACTGGGATGAGCCTGAAAAAGTTGCCCGTTCCATCAAGTTGATGAAGATTAAACATGCCGTTCTTACGTCAGTAGATCGTGATGATCTGAAAGATATGGGATCTATTCTTTGGGGCGAAACCGTAAATGCTGTAAGAAGAATTTCTCCGGGAACTACCATGGAAACCCTGATTCCGGATTTCCAAGGGCTTACAAAACATCTCGACAGATTGGTAGATGTGGCTCCTGAAGTGATCTCTCATAATATGGAAACCGTAAAACGTTTAACCAGAGAAGTAAGAATTCAGGCGAAGTATGAAAGAAGCCTTGAAGTTTTAAGATATTTAAAGGAGGCCGGACAAAGAAGAACCAAAACTGGGGTAATGCTTGGTTTAGGTGAAACCAGAGATGAGGTTTTCCAAACGATCGAAGACATCAGAAATGCTAATGTAGATGTGATTACACTTGGACAGTACCTGCAGCCGACTAAAAAACATCTTCCTGTAAAGAAATTCATTACTCCTGAAGAGTTTGATGAGTTTGGAGATTTTGCAAGAAGTTTAGGTTTCAGACACGTTGAAAGTTCTCCTCTTGTAAGAAGTTCTTACCACGCAGAAAAACATATTCATTAAAAAATACAGACCGCTCAGAAATGAGCGGTTTTTTTTATGGTTGATCTCGGGTAATATCAATAGGAGTGGGCTTTAGCCCACTTAAACAAATATCAAAAATCATCTGGCTTTAGCCAAAACCTATTATTAAATGATCATTATTTATTACAAGAAGAATCCCTGCTAATGGTACCAATCCTTCCATTGATTTCAATCGCTTTAAAATGTTTTTTCTTAAACTCAGACGGAGTTTCTCCCGTATGTTGCTTGAATAATTTATTGAAATAGGAAAGACTTTCAAAACCTACCTGAAAACAAACTTCTGTCACTGAATAATCCTTCAACAGGAATATTTTAGCCTGATTAATCCGATAATTGTTTACAAAATCTGTGAATGTCATATTGGTTTGCTTTTTAAAATAGCGGCAAAAAGCAGGAGTACTCAGACTTACAATTGTCGCAATCTCATTCACATTAGGCTTTTTATCATAATTTTCATGGATGTAGTCGTAAATCGTGCCCATCCTGATTTTATCATTTAAAAACCATTTGATCCTTGTATCTTCTTTGTTGAGTTCTTTTACTTCATTGGAGTCTGCCAGAATCTGAAGAATATCAATCAGTCCCATTAACGATTCAAAGGAGCCTTTATTTTTAATGATCTGTAGCTTTTCAATAATAATCCTTTTTGTTTCTCCAAAAAATGAAAGTCCAAGATAAGATCTTTCCAGAAGCGTTCTGATATTTTCAAATTCAGGAACCGGCAGAATAATATCCTGAAGAAAATTTTCCCGCATTTGCAATACAAGCTGTTTACATTCAGTTTGGATGCCATAATCAAAATTAAGATGGGGAACATTCGAGCCGATCAACAGTAAATCGCTGTCCGTAAACCCCGAAATGTCTTTGCCTACATGCCGTATTCCGTTCACAGCTTCTACATAAACAAGCTCTATTTCAGGATGATAATGCCAGAAGAAGCAGTTTTTAAGAGAAGGCGAAAATAGTTTGAAAGATTTTCCTTTTTCAAACTCGATAGTTTCTTTCTGGATTTTCATTTTGTCCTGATTTGATAGTTTGTGAAGTTAAAATTAAACAAAAAGGTTAATATGGAGCAAATTTTTATCATTTTAAAAGAAGTGAAATCCAATCTTTCTGCCGAATTTTGCACTTTCAAATAGTGATGGCTACATCATTTTTTATTTTATAACAATTCATTAAGAAAAAAGAGCATACATGAAGATTGATAAAAGGATCATTCCACTGGCAATCGGTGGTTTGGGAATAGGAACTACGGAGTTTACCGTTATGGGGTTGTTGCCCGATATTGCTAAGACATTACAGATCTCTATTCCGCAGGCTGGACATTTGATTTCTGCTTATGCGATGGGAGTTGTTATCGGAGCGCCTCTTCTTATTGGGTATTCGGTAAAATTTCCACCGAAAAAAGTATTAATGGCCTTTATGGTTCTTTTTACTTTATTTAACGGCCTTTCTGCAGTAGCACCGGATTATACGTCGATGTTGATTATCCGATTTATGTCTGGTCTCCCTCACGGAGCGTTCTTTGGAGTAGGAACTGTGGTTGCTTCCAAAATGGCCGGGAAAGGGAAAGAAGCATTTTATATATCCATGATGTTTACAGGGCTTACAGTCGCCAATCTGGCGATGGTACCGTTAGTCACTTATATTGGGCATACTTATCATTGGAGATTCTATTTTGCCATTGTTGCAGTAATAGGTGTTGTTGCCTTATTATTTTTAAAATTATGGCTTCCCAATATGGAGGCCAACCAGAATACACACTTTTTAGAAGAACTGAAATTCCTTAAAAATAAACAATCCTGGCTGGTATTAGCGATTACAGCTATTGGATTTGGAGGCCTTTTTACCTGGCTTAGCTATATAACCCCTTTAATGACTGGTATTTCCGGAGTACAAAGTGACCAGATGGCCTATGTAATGGTGCTTGCCGGTGCCGGTATGGTGGTTGGAAATCTGGTAGGAGGTTTAGTTTCAGATAAATTAGGACCGGAGAAAACATGTGCACTTTTGATCTTTCTGATGATGATCTCGCTGACAGGAGTATTTTTCCTTTCTGAGCATCAGAATATTGCCTTTGTTCTGACATTTATGTGTGGTGCTTTGTCGATGTCTATTGCGTCACCAATCAATATTATGATGATGAAGGCGGCTCCAAAAAGCGAAATGATGGCGGCAGCATTTATGCAGGCTGGTTTTAATATCGCCAATGCTATGGGTGCTTTCCTTGGAGGAATTCCTTTAGAATATGGATTGCCTTTCAATTATCCGTCATTGATAGGAGTAGGGATGACATTTATTGGACTGATCATCAGTATAAGGTATATGTATTTATATAGGTCCGGAACTTCAAATGAAGATGAGGTTGCTACAGAATGCATTTCGTGTGATAAATAACGAGGTCTGATCGGGACTGATAAACATAAAAAAAGCTGGCTCAAATGAGAACCAGCTTTTTTAGTATAAAATAAATTTTACGCCTCTACTTCATCGCCATTTTTACACCAGTAGAGCGCATTGTATAAGTTTTCTTTTGGGAAAGATTTAAACTCTCCCGGCATGACAACGCTGAAGATATCCGTGAAATTTTGTACCCCTTCCTTGTCCGTTACAATTGCGGTACGATTCCATTTTGTAAGGTTTTTTAATCCTAATAATGCATCTTCAAGCCATGCCCCATGGTAAACTTATCCAGATCGGTATCCAAATACAATAAGTAATTCAACTCGCCAAATTGATCTATTTTCTCTTTGACACGCGGAATTACCAATTTTTCAAAATCTTCTTTCGTCACTTCTCCTGTCGCATTAAATGCTGCTACGTTCTCAGGAGCTTCTGGAATAATTGTTATCATAGTGAATATTTTATGGTGGTTTGGAGTTAGGTGTCAACAATAATTACACCAATAATTCAATAAGTGGTAGTTAAAATATTCATAAATATCACTATTTTTAGTGTAAAATATTAATATGAATCTTAAATCAAATGAACCTTTCTGGCTTTTAAAGAACGGATTAATCGCATCATATCCTTCTCTGAAATCAGACAAAGAATGTGATGTTTTAATTATCGGCGGCGGCATTACCGGAAGCCTTATTGCACATCAAATGATAGAAGACGGCTACAAGACAATTCTTATTGATAAACGTGAACTGTGCAACGGGAGCACCTCTGCTACTACTTCAATGCTGCAATACGAAATTGATGTTCCACTTTATGAGTTGACGGAGAAAATAGGCAGAAAAGGAGCTGTAGAAAGTTATAATGCGTGCAGTGATGCTATTGACACCCTTGAGGAACTTTCGAAAAAAATAAAATCCAAGGCAGGTTTCAAACGAAAAAAATCGCTGTATTTTGCTTCAAAAAAGAAAGATGTTGAATGGTTGAAAAAAGAATATAAAGCCAGAAAAGAAGCCGGATTCGAGGTGGAATGGTTGAGTGCGGATCAGGTGTTCGAAAAATTTGGGTTTGAAAATACCCATGGCGGAATTGTTTCAAAACAGGGCGCCAGTATTGATGCTTTTCAGTTTGCCCATGAGCTATTTATTCATAATGAAAAGAAAGGGCTGGAAATTTTTGATAAAACCGAAATGGTAAAAGTAGAATATCATAAAGGCTTTAACCTGGCTACAGTGACCGGAGGATCTACAATCAAAACCAAAAAAATTATCTATTGCATAGGCTACGAAAGCAAAAATCTGATCAAAGAAAATTTTGTTGACCTTAAAAGTACTTATGCCGTTGTTTCTGAAATTGATAATGATAAATTTAAAAATATAACCAGTACGCTGGTTTGGAACACCGATGATCCTTACATCTATATGCGCACCACGGATGATGGAAGACTCCTGATAGGCGGTGGTGATGAGGATTTCTATGATGCCGGAAAAAGAGATGCCTTATTGGAAAAAAAGGAAAAAGCTATTCTCAAAACTCTGCAAAAAATAAAACCGGATTATCACTTTTATCCGGATTTTGTGTGGGCAGGAACTTTCGGAGAAACCAAAGACGGATTGCCTTATATCGGAGAACATAAAAATTTCAAAAACTCCTATTTTGTCCTTGGCTTTGGTGGAAACGGAATTACTTTTTCAGTAACCGGAATGGAAATGGTTTCTCTGTTTATGAAAAATAAAAAACATAAGCTATCTCAATATTTTAAATTTGGAAGATAATGAGGAATAAAGGGATAAATCACGTCTCATAAAAAATAGAGGATTTTCAAAAGCTTACGTGTATTTTTTGCGCTTAGTGATTCTACTTAAAATAACTTAAGTGTTTAAAAATTTTTGACCTTTGTGGTTTGCTACAAAAAAGGATGGCTGCGAAAACCGCAGCCATCTTAAAAATTATCTACTATAATACCGGATTTGCATCTCTTTTGGATACTTCACTTCATAGGAGAAATTGATTTTATCAGACCCTCCTGAGTTGATATTTTTATTCCAAAGGATACTTCCTGTTTTTTCGTCCAGGTTTCCGCCTCCGGTTTCTATGGCTTTTATCTGGATTTTAGAATTTTCGCTGATCGGAAGTTGGTCCAGAACTTCAAGTTCAATGCTTTCTTTTGTGTTGTTTCTGATACTTATCTGATAAGACTCAGTTTCCCATTTATTAGAATTCATTGATTTTTGGGAGGTTTTGTCTTCCAGCTTAATCCTTTTCACGGTGATTCTTTCGTCCACACCAAGGGAGATCGGAAATTCGTCTTTTACATAATTGCTCGTGATAGTTGTTTTTCCGATATAATTATCGTCAAAATAAATATTAGCTTCTCCTGTAATAAGGTTGAGCGTTTGCCAGTTTTTAACAAAAGCCATCAGGAAAACCTGATTGTTAAGCTTCGGTACCGTATGGTATTTGTAAGTAGCATCGATTTGCTTTTTATCAAGAATTACATACTGTTCTTTTTCCTGGCTCAGAATGGTTTGATTATAATTCAGTTCATAAATTACATTCATCTGGCTGTCTGAAACGGAGGCAATAGGAATCTGGCTTGGTTTTGCGGCTATATCCTCTCTCATTTGGTATGCATTCACTGCTGCCGTTTCTTTTTTTAGCTTATAGTCGGCAATTTCTAACTGAGGACTGTAGACAGTATATTCTGCCACATAAAGTGGTGACAAAATGGGCCTATCCTGGTTATATGATGGTCTGTAGGTAGAAACAAACAACTTCACATTCTTCCAGTCTTGTCCGGTTTTCTGATAAATTTTTCCTTTATAGACCATTTCAAGAGGTTTCTTTACCGATTGGGCACGCAGATCGTAAGACGGAACCCAGCCTGCATCGGAAACGATATAGCTTACTCCCAGATTCAGGGTCGTTTCATTATCAGCAAGAATCTCAAGCAGCAGTTCCTTTCTATTTGTGTTTTTATGGGTTTGCTCCTCTGCGGATTGTTTGTCTAGTTTTGCAATACTTTCGTCCAGGATGTTTTTCTGCTCGTTTAGTGAAAAAACCTGATTATCAATTTCCAGCATTCTCTTTCTGTAGAATTCCGTCAGCTTGATGAGCTGTTCCTGCGGAGTAGACTTGTCATTGGTAGACACTTTTAAGTTGTCATTAATGATATTCTGTTCACCGGCAAGATTCTTAATCTGAATAGCCAAAAGGCCGGCTTGTCTCTGTAGTTTTTTTCTTTCCTCTCCCAGTTTCCTTTCACCATCGGATAATTCATCCGTTTTCAAAAAATTATTTTGTGGAGTGACAGAAAGTAGTGTTGTATTTTTTTCAAGATTAATTTTGTAGGTATTTTCATCCAGATTGTTGGGAAGATTAACGATCCTTACGCTATTTTTTCCCTTCTGAAGGCTTACGCTGGTACTTCCGAAAACTTTTGCTCCCTGAAGGTATACGGTAGCCTGTTTTACCTCAATTTCCTTTTTGATTTCCTGTGCCTTTACAAAAGCTACTGAAAATGTAATGAGTATTAAAAGATAACGTTTCATTGTCTATTATTTTAAATTATAAAGTAAAATTATCCCTATTTAAGGCGGAAAATG is part of the Chryseobacterium lactis genome and encodes:
- a CDS encoding NAD(P)/FAD-dependent oxidoreductase, with the protein product MNLKSNEPFWLLKNGLIASYPSLKSDKECDVLIIGGGITGSLIAHQMIEDGYKTILIDKRELCNGSTSATTSMLQYEIDVPLYELTEKIGRKGAVESYNACSDAIDTLEELSKKIKSKAGFKRKKSLYFASKKKDVEWLKKEYKARKEAGFEVEWLSADQVFEKFGFENTHGGIVSKQGASIDAFQFAHELFIHNEKKGLEIFDKTEMVKVEYHKGFNLATVTGGSTIKTKKIIYCIGYESKNLIKENFVDLKSTYAVVSEIDNDKFKNITSTLVWNTDDPYIYMRTTDDGRLLIGGGDEDFYDAGKRDALLEKKEKAILKTLQKIKPDYHFYPDFVWAGTFGETKDGLPYIGEHKNFKNSYFVLGFGGNGITFSVTGMEMVSLFMKNKKHKLSQYFKFGR
- a CDS encoding MFS transporter, with translation MKIDKRIIPLAIGGLGIGTTEFTVMGLLPDIAKTLQISIPQAGHLISAYAMGVVIGAPLLIGYSVKFPPKKVLMAFMVLFTLFNGLSAVAPDYTSMLIIRFMSGLPHGAFFGVGTVVASKMAGKGKEAFYISMMFTGLTVANLAMVPLVTYIGHTYHWRFYFAIVAVIGVVALLFLKLWLPNMEANQNTHFLEELKFLKNKQSWLVLAITAIGFGGLFTWLSYITPLMTGISGVQSDQMAYVMVLAGAGMVVGNLVGGLVSDKLGPEKTCALLIFLMMISLTGVFFLSEHQNIAFVLTFMCGALSMSIASPINIMMMKAAPKSEMMAAAFMQAGFNIANAMGAFLGGIPLEYGLPFNYPSLIGVGMTFIGLIISIRYMYLYRSGTSNEDEVATECISCDK
- a CDS encoding fatty acid desaturase — its product is MKHQEKSSHIRKEINQSYHELKETYPILKNQDYIGFTIFFITVVSIIAVSIGWYKSFVPTWLMIVLNAFFMGILHEIEHDLIHWLYFKRQKWVHHGMLLSVWILRPLTVNPWIRRKLHYHHHKFSGTLHDVEERSVTNGEKWSVKRLLTTPDVVLGGLLRLRQMFKDMDQEVKNGNLKEETSSTLKRITFLSIIPVTIFAHVILYLFFADQLLNWINTRFGSDLSFPYEIRNILNSLHVVIYTILLPNLLRQFCLHFITSNMHYFGDVEEGNVMEQTQVLTVWWTFPMQVFCFFFGWTHSIHHFVVNETFYVRHIGRRKAHEVLRKYGVRFNDLGTFRRANRFREYSK
- a CDS encoding RNA polymerase sigma factor — translated: MNDEQLFQLIHKAKDKDQKAQTKLINVFWVDVFSFVMKKVKDENDADEITVNVFSKVLSKLDMFDPHFQFKTWILTIAQNTVIDFWRKKNRENEDAVENLDEVKNQYAKSPEELMISDEEQKKIIKTIESLDANYQDIIKLRFFEEKSIKEIAEELGISVANTKVRVMRAKKVLAELLKNNEFDDN
- the lipA gene encoding lipoyl synthase, which produces MENSVQDTTVQKPKWIRVKLPTGKNYRELRTLVDKYKLNTICQSGSCPNMGECWGEGTATFMILGNICTRSCGFCGVKTGKPLDVNWDEPEKVARSIKLMKIKHAVLTSVDRDDLKDMGSILWGETVNAVRRISPGTTMETLIPDFQGLTKHLDRLVDVAPEVISHNMETVKRLTREVRIQAKYERSLEVLRYLKEAGQRRTKTGVMLGLGETRDEVFQTIEDIRNANVDVITLGQYLQPTKKHLPVKKFITPEEFDEFGDFARSLGFRHVESSPLVRSSYHAEKHIH
- a CDS encoding AraC family transcriptional regulator, with amino-acid sequence MKIQKETIEFEKGKSFKLFSPSLKNCFFWHYHPEIELVYVEAVNGIRHVGKDISGFTDSDLLLIGSNVPHLNFDYGIQTECKQLVLQMRENFLQDIILPVPEFENIRTLLERSYLGLSFFGETKRIIIEKLQIIKNKGSFESLMGLIDILQILADSNEVKELNKEDTRIKWFLNDKIRMGTIYDYIHENYDKKPNVNEIATIVSLSTPAFCRYFKKQTNMTFTDFVNNYRINQAKIFLLKDYSVTEVCFQVGFESLSYFNKLFKQHTGETPSEFKKKHFKAIEINGRIGTISRDSSCNK
- a CDS encoding DUF4139 domain-containing protein; translation: MKRYLLILITFSVAFVKAQEIKKEIEVKQATVYLQGAKVFGSTSVSLQKGKNSVRIVNLPNNLDENTYKINLEKNTTLLSVTPQNNFLKTDELSDGERKLGEERKKLQRQAGLLAIQIKNLAGEQNIINDNLKVSTNDKSTPQEQLIKLTEFYRKRMLEIDNQVFSLNEQKNILDESIAKLDKQSAEEQTHKNTNRKELLLEILADNETTLNLGVSYIVSDAGWVPSYDLRAQSVKKPLEMVYKGKIYQKTGQDWKNVKLFVSTYRPSYNQDRPILSPLYVAEYTVYSPQLEIADYKLKKETAAVNAYQMREDIAAKPSQIPIASVSDSQMNVIYELNYNQTILSQEKEQYVILDKKQIDATYKYHTVPKLNNQVFLMAFVKNWQTLNLITGEANIYFDDNYIGKTTITSNYVKDEFPISLGVDERITVKRIKLEDKTSQKSMNSNKWETESYQISIRNNTKESIELEVLDQLPISENSKIQIKAIETGGGNLDEKTGSILWNKNINSGGSDKINFSYEVKYPKEMQIRYYSR
- the tyrS gene encoding tyrosine--tRNA ligase, encoding MNSFIEELKWRGLFADMMPGTDEQLNKEVTTAYIGFDPTADSLHIGSLIQIKILAHFQQHGHKPIALVGGATGMIGDPSGKSAERNLLDEETLLHYVDCLKNQLSKFLNFNGDEPNKAELVNNYDWMKNISFLDFAKNVGKNITVNYMMAKDSVKKRFSGESGADGMSFTEFTYQLIQGYDFLHLYQNNNVKLQMGGSDQWGNITTGTELIRRKAQGEAFALTVPLITKADGSKFGKSESGENYWLDKKKTSPYKFYQFWLNATDEDAERFIKFYTFLGKEEIEALIEEHKTAAHERKLQKKLAEEVTVWVHGREEYEKALKASEILFGRSTAEDLVSLDEETFLEVFDGVPQKEVAKADVLGINIVDLLSEKSGFLKSKSEAQREIKGNSISVNKQKVNDTFTANETDLIDGKFLLLQKGKKSYFIVKVI